A single window of Nyctibius grandis isolate bNycGra1 chromosome Z, bNycGra1.pri, whole genome shotgun sequence DNA harbors:
- the LOC137676613 gene encoding granzyme A-like has product MGAFLTLSTSAAIILLVIRAGLSVDIIGGNEVAPHSRPFMALINGANGKPICGGALIKENWVLTAAHCNAQGGKVILGAHSQKATEREKQIFQIAKQIPYPCYCSNCKENDIMLLQLQKRARLNKAVQLIPLPTSDDDPKPGTTCSVAGWGRTHNRLKNLSDTLREVNVTVISRQICNDKNHYKSNPVITDNMICAGSKNGGKDSCFGDSGGPLRCNNVMRGITAFGKAKKCGSVDGPGVYTRLTKQYLQWIRKTIGGA; this is encoded by the exons ATGGGAGCTTTTCTCACTTTGTCCACCTCTGCTGCTATTATTCTCCTGGTAATTCGTGCAG gtttgtCTGTGGATATCATTGGAGGAAATGAAGTAGCACCACACTCGAGACCATTTATGGCCCTAATCAACGGAGCAAATGGAAAACCTATTTGTGGAGGAGCTTTGATCAAGGAAAACTGGGTGTTAACAGCTGCCCACTGTAATGC GCAAGGAGGCAAAGTTATTCTTGGAGCTCATTcacagaaagcaacagaaagagaaaaacagatttttcagatcGCAAAACAAATTCCCTACCCATGCTACTGTTCCAATTGTAAGGAAAACGACATTATGCTGCTGCAG cttcagaaaagagcaagactTAATAAAGCTGTGCAACTCATTCCTCTGCCTACCTCAGATGATGATCCCAAACCAGGAACAACTTGCAGCGTAGCAGGATGGGGACGAACTCACAATCGTTTGAAAAACCTTTCTGATACCCTGAGGGAGGTCAATGTCACTGTTATCAGTAGGCAAATCTGCAACGACAAAAATCATTACAAAAGCAACCCTGTTATAACAGACAATATGATATGTGCAGGGTCTAAGAATGGAGGAAAGGACTCATGTTTT ggGGATTCTGGTGGACCTTTAAGATGCAATAACGTGATGAGAGGCATCACTGCTTTTGGGAAGGCAAAGAAGTGTGGTAGTGTTGATGGCCCTGGTGTCTACACTCGACTCACAAAGCAATACCTTCAGTGGATAAGGAAAACCATAGGGGGAGCCTAA